A genomic window from Triticum urartu cultivar G1812 chromosome 7, Tu2.1, whole genome shotgun sequence includes:
- the LOC125520090 gene encoding protein ENHANCED DOWNY MILDEW 2-like isoform X2, producing MKVFLCKNCEHERYQCFACHRLSSAKTNPPEVFPCASASCGHFYHAKCVAQLLFPENEAKATEYTARIINGAKFACPVHKCDVCKYGENKEVKELQFAVCRRCPKSYHRRCLPRKIVFDDVIENGVCLFQRAWDGLLPKNRILIYCLKHNIDPKLRTPLRDHIKFPDDPITKKSSNVNGLRRVKIRRLDDCLPVPSSSSKRPLGTSTCSSSINSIAKRKKEHLPGGTKHPSMQKSVMSVIPISTFPEVDINTATRIYDFAQKASSNITIEDVQKQLVVSSTYTSFMKNTDKVTLGKVERSVEAVKTAVHMLESGADIEEAKDVCSPYDLFQLAKWKNKLNIYLAPFLHGTRYTSYGRHFTKLDKLEKIVDKLQWYVQSGDMVVDFCCGSNDFSTLLKEKLEASEKNCFYKNYDLIQPKNDFNFERRDWMTVQPDELPAGSRLIMGLNPPFGFKASLANQFINKALSFKPKLIILIVPKETERLDKKYPPYELIWEDSNQLAGKSFYLPGSFDADNKQMDQWNLSPPPLSLWSRSDFAQKHNEIAKSKGHLCSRRPCYNDSQRDIAGNAYMSTSGDLEMGSSEGEACIPDEEMQGERQAEASVIDQLLADTYHDTTSSPGDYWTDTNGRSGQPRNYDTPGGNDPPTHEYFAVRAAESDMSISLSGRSASRNQNQTVSTSDHEPTNDHVASVSAKQPTDPADCDEVTSADAQHGLGDPPSAPENAAGVQYRILEDSPPEEGQLTPEEAQLNDLSSTDGNAAGVQMLEESPLEADAPVAAANLPLAHTFPGLQFASAPTWPGCYAAREVLSRGMGYPTFHQGASYNLLEK from the exons ATGAAAGTTTTTCTGTGCAAGAATTGTGAACATGAAAGATATCAATGTTTTGCCTGTCACAGGTTGAGTTCAGCGAAAACAAATCCTCCTGAG GTATTTCCTTGTGCCTCAGCAAGTTGTGGGCACTTTTATCATGCTAAATGTGTTGCACAATTGCTCTTCCCTGAAAATGAAGCAAAAGCAACGGAGTACACGGCAAGGATAATCAATGGGGCGAAATTTGCATGCCCAGTCCACAAATGTGATGTTTGTAAATATGGTGAAAACAAGGAGGTTAAGGAGCTGCAATTTGCTGTTTGCCGACGGTGCCCAAAGTCATATCATCGAAGATGTCTGCCAAG GAAAATTGTCTTTGATGACGTAATTGAGAATGGTGTGTGCCTTTTCCAAAGGGCATGGGACGGTCTTCTGCCAAAGAATCGCATCTTGATATATTGCCT CAAGCACAATATTGATCCAAAACTTCGAACTCCTCTAAGAGATCATATTAAGTTCCCTGATGATCCTATCACTAAAAAATCATCCAATGTGAATGGATTGAGAAGGGTTAAGATACGACGCTTAGATGACTGCCTCCCTGTCCCATCATCCAGTAGCAAAAGACCCCTCGGTACATCAACTTGTTCTTCCTCCATCAATTCGATAGCGAAAAGGAAGAAAGAACATCTGCCTGGAGGTACAAAACATCCCAGTATGCAAAAATCAGTCATGTCAGTGATCCCCATTAGCACATTCCCTGAGGTTGACATAAACACGGCGACGAG GATTTATGACTTTGCACAGAAAGCATCATCAAATATAACTATTGAGGATGTACAGAAACAGCTAGTGGTTTCGTCTACGTACACGTCATTTATGAAGAATACTGATAAAGTTACATTGGGAAAGGTGGAAAGATCTGTCGAG GCTGTTAAGACTGCGGTTCATATGTTAGAAAGTGGTGCGGATATTGAAGAGGCCAAAGATGTATGCTCACCATATGACCTTTTCCAACTTGCAAAATGGAAG AACAAACTGAATATATATCTTGCCCCGTTTCTTCATGGCACGCGCTATACATCTTATGGGCGGCATTTCACAAAACTGGACAAGCTCGAGAAG ATTGTAGATAAGTTACAATGGTATGTTCAAAGTGGTGATATG GTCGTTGACTTCTGCTGTGGTTCAAATGATTTTAGCACATTATTGAAGGAAAAGCTTGAAGCTTCTGAAAAGAATTGCTTCTATAAAAATTATGATCTCATCCAGCCAAAG AATGATTTCAATTTTGAGAGGCGAGACTGGATGACTGTTCAACCAGATGAATTGCCAGCCGGATCCCGATTG ATCATGGGCCTGAATCCCCCTTTTGGGTTTAAAGCTTCGCTTGCAAACCAGTTCATCAACAAAGCCCTAAGTTTCAAGCCAAAGCTGATAATTCTTATTGTTCCCAAGGAAACAGAAAG GTTGGATAAAAAATACCCACCTTATGAGCTAATATGGGAGGATTCTAATCAGCTTGCAGGAAAG TCGTTCTATTTGCCTGGATCGTTTGATGCTGATAATAAGCAGATGGATCAGTGGAATCTATCACCTCCTCCTCTTTCTCTGTGGAGCCGTAGTGATTTTGCTCAGAAACATAATGAGATTGCTAAATCAAAGGGGCACCTCTGCAGCAGAAGACCGTGCTATAATGATTCACAAAGGGACATCGCAGGCAATGCATATATGAGCACTAGTGGCGATTTGGAAATGGGCAGTAGTGAGGGCGAGGCGTGCATCCCTGATGAAGAAATGCAAGGAGAGCGACAAGCAGAAGCCTCCGTGATAGACCAGTTGTTGGCTGACACATATCATGATACCACTAGTTCTCCAGGTGACTACTGGACTGATACCAACGGCCGATCAGGGCAACCTCGCAACTATGATACTCCAGGTGGAAATGACCCTCCAACCCATGAGTATTTTGCAGTCAGGGCAGCTGAATCTGACATGAGCATTTCGTTGTCAGGCAGAAGTGCTTCCCGGAATCAAAACCAAACTGTGTCAACCTCTGATCATGAGCCTACCAATGATCATGTTGCTAGTGTATCTGCCAAGCAACCAACCGATCCTGCTGATTGTGACGAGGTAACATCAGCTGATGCCCAGCATGGGCTGGGAGACCCACCGTCTGCACCAGAAAATGCAGCTGGAGTTCAATACCGAATCCTGGAGGACTCCCCACCCGAGGAAGGACAGCTGACACCTGAGGAAGCACAGCTGAATGATTTGTCGTCTACAGATGGAAATGCAGCTGGTGTGCAGATGCTGGAGGAGTCGCCACTTGAAGCGGATGCTCCAGTGGCTGCAGCGAATCTGCCACTAGCGCATACCTTCCCGGGGCTGCAGTTTGCAAGTGCTCCCACGTGGCCTGGATGCTATGCCGCCCGTGAAGTTCTGTCTCGAGGCATGGGCTACCCGACCTTCCATCAGGGAGCCTCCTACAACTTGCTTGAGAAGTAA
- the LOC125520090 gene encoding protein ENHANCED DOWNY MILDEW 2-like isoform X1 — translation MAEIADEDSSTGIDLICALCDNGGEIASCEGKCLRSFHATKDASEDCKTLGYTRNQFDAMKVFLCKNCEHERYQCFACHRLSSAKTNPPEVFPCASASCGHFYHAKCVAQLLFPENEAKATEYTARIINGAKFACPVHKCDVCKYGENKEVKELQFAVCRRCPKSYHRRCLPRKIVFDDVIENGVCLFQRAWDGLLPKNRILIYCLKHNIDPKLRTPLRDHIKFPDDPITKKSSNVNGLRRVKIRRLDDCLPVPSSSSKRPLGTSTCSSSINSIAKRKKEHLPGGTKHPSMQKSVMSVIPISTFPEVDINTATRIYDFAQKASSNITIEDVQKQLVVSSTYTSFMKNTDKVTLGKVERSVEAVKTAVHMLESGADIEEAKDVCSPYDLFQLAKWKNKLNIYLAPFLHGTRYTSYGRHFTKLDKLEKIVDKLQWYVQSGDMVVDFCCGSNDFSTLLKEKLEASEKNCFYKNYDLIQPKNDFNFERRDWMTVQPDELPAGSRLIMGLNPPFGFKASLANQFINKALSFKPKLIILIVPKETERLDKKYPPYELIWEDSNQLAGKSFYLPGSFDADNKQMDQWNLSPPPLSLWSRSDFAQKHNEIAKSKGHLCSRRPCYNDSQRDIAGNAYMSTSGDLEMGSSEGEACIPDEEMQGERQAEASVIDQLLADTYHDTTSSPGDYWTDTNGRSGQPRNYDTPGGNDPPTHEYFAVRAAESDMSISLSGRSASRNQNQTVSTSDHEPTNDHVASVSAKQPTDPADCDEVTSADAQHGLGDPPSAPENAAGVQYRILEDSPPEEGQLTPEEAQLNDLSSTDGNAAGVQMLEESPLEADAPVAAANLPLAHTFPGLQFASAPTWPGCYAAREVLSRGMGYPTFHQGASYNLLEK, via the exons ATGGCTGAGATTGCTGATGAAGATAGTTCCACCGGCATTGATTTGATTTGTGCCTTGTGTGATAATGGTGGTGAAATCGCAAG CTGTGAAGGCAAGTGCCTGCGGTCATTTCATGCAACAAAAGATGCTAGTGAAGACTGCAAAACATTGGGCTATACTAGGAATCAGTTTGAT GCGATGAAAGTTTTTCTGTGCAAGAATTGTGAACATGAAAGATATCAATGTTTTGCCTGTCACAGGTTGAGTTCAGCGAAAACAAATCCTCCTGAG GTATTTCCTTGTGCCTCAGCAAGTTGTGGGCACTTTTATCATGCTAAATGTGTTGCACAATTGCTCTTCCCTGAAAATGAAGCAAAAGCAACGGAGTACACGGCAAGGATAATCAATGGGGCGAAATTTGCATGCCCAGTCCACAAATGTGATGTTTGTAAATATGGTGAAAACAAGGAGGTTAAGGAGCTGCAATTTGCTGTTTGCCGACGGTGCCCAAAGTCATATCATCGAAGATGTCTGCCAAG GAAAATTGTCTTTGATGACGTAATTGAGAATGGTGTGTGCCTTTTCCAAAGGGCATGGGACGGTCTTCTGCCAAAGAATCGCATCTTGATATATTGCCT CAAGCACAATATTGATCCAAAACTTCGAACTCCTCTAAGAGATCATATTAAGTTCCCTGATGATCCTATCACTAAAAAATCATCCAATGTGAATGGATTGAGAAGGGTTAAGATACGACGCTTAGATGACTGCCTCCCTGTCCCATCATCCAGTAGCAAAAGACCCCTCGGTACATCAACTTGTTCTTCCTCCATCAATTCGATAGCGAAAAGGAAGAAAGAACATCTGCCTGGAGGTACAAAACATCCCAGTATGCAAAAATCAGTCATGTCAGTGATCCCCATTAGCACATTCCCTGAGGTTGACATAAACACGGCGACGAG GATTTATGACTTTGCACAGAAAGCATCATCAAATATAACTATTGAGGATGTACAGAAACAGCTAGTGGTTTCGTCTACGTACACGTCATTTATGAAGAATACTGATAAAGTTACATTGGGAAAGGTGGAAAGATCTGTCGAG GCTGTTAAGACTGCGGTTCATATGTTAGAAAGTGGTGCGGATATTGAAGAGGCCAAAGATGTATGCTCACCATATGACCTTTTCCAACTTGCAAAATGGAAG AACAAACTGAATATATATCTTGCCCCGTTTCTTCATGGCACGCGCTATACATCTTATGGGCGGCATTTCACAAAACTGGACAAGCTCGAGAAG ATTGTAGATAAGTTACAATGGTATGTTCAAAGTGGTGATATG GTCGTTGACTTCTGCTGTGGTTCAAATGATTTTAGCACATTATTGAAGGAAAAGCTTGAAGCTTCTGAAAAGAATTGCTTCTATAAAAATTATGATCTCATCCAGCCAAAG AATGATTTCAATTTTGAGAGGCGAGACTGGATGACTGTTCAACCAGATGAATTGCCAGCCGGATCCCGATTG ATCATGGGCCTGAATCCCCCTTTTGGGTTTAAAGCTTCGCTTGCAAACCAGTTCATCAACAAAGCCCTAAGTTTCAAGCCAAAGCTGATAATTCTTATTGTTCCCAAGGAAACAGAAAG GTTGGATAAAAAATACCCACCTTATGAGCTAATATGGGAGGATTCTAATCAGCTTGCAGGAAAG TCGTTCTATTTGCCTGGATCGTTTGATGCTGATAATAAGCAGATGGATCAGTGGAATCTATCACCTCCTCCTCTTTCTCTGTGGAGCCGTAGTGATTTTGCTCAGAAACATAATGAGATTGCTAAATCAAAGGGGCACCTCTGCAGCAGAAGACCGTGCTATAATGATTCACAAAGGGACATCGCAGGCAATGCATATATGAGCACTAGTGGCGATTTGGAAATGGGCAGTAGTGAGGGCGAGGCGTGCATCCCTGATGAAGAAATGCAAGGAGAGCGACAAGCAGAAGCCTCCGTGATAGACCAGTTGTTGGCTGACACATATCATGATACCACTAGTTCTCCAGGTGACTACTGGACTGATACCAACGGCCGATCAGGGCAACCTCGCAACTATGATACTCCAGGTGGAAATGACCCTCCAACCCATGAGTATTTTGCAGTCAGGGCAGCTGAATCTGACATGAGCATTTCGTTGTCAGGCAGAAGTGCTTCCCGGAATCAAAACCAAACTGTGTCAACCTCTGATCATGAGCCTACCAATGATCATGTTGCTAGTGTATCTGCCAAGCAACCAACCGATCCTGCTGATTGTGACGAGGTAACATCAGCTGATGCCCAGCATGGGCTGGGAGACCCACCGTCTGCACCAGAAAATGCAGCTGGAGTTCAATACCGAATCCTGGAGGACTCCCCACCCGAGGAAGGACAGCTGACACCTGAGGAAGCACAGCTGAATGATTTGTCGTCTACAGATGGAAATGCAGCTGGTGTGCAGATGCTGGAGGAGTCGCCACTTGAAGCGGATGCTCCAGTGGCTGCAGCGAATCTGCCACTAGCGCATACCTTCCCGGGGCTGCAGTTTGCAAGTGCTCCCACGTGGCCTGGATGCTATGCCGCCCGTGAAGTTCTGTCTCGAGGCATGGGCTACCCGACCTTCCATCAGGGAGCCTCCTACAACTTGCTTGAGAAGTAA